Proteins from a single region of Candidatus Zixiibacteriota bacterium:
- a CDS encoding S8 family serine peptidase, whose translation MMSRNDAHRSVVPWGWVFLTCGILAFGVLGHAASVDRAFVRPRNNPVISPWAASVIAQTTREGSVKVWVLFTDRGFYDQRGFAAAATASRGALTSRATSRRAKVGRDRVEFVDIPVRQVYIDRVLDLGATLRQRSRWLNGASFEIAVDRLQDLQALPFVREIRPVMGFRRDPEGLEKESPGTAGPAGVQGPGGPGLNYGPSQAQLDQINVPAAHVAGYRGQGVLVCMMDTGYRKDHVAFAQAYAEARVLAEYDFIFHDGNTQDEPADQPGQHSHGTYTWSTLGGASDGNLYGPAFMSQFILAKTEDIRSETPIEEDNWVAGMEWADSIGAGVISSSLSYKTWDDLTGYVYSDMNGDFCVTTVAADSAAALGIVVCNSAGNSGSNPETMGAPADADSILTVGAVNSVGTIASFSQWGPTYDGRIKPEVCARGVATYCATPTTTTSYGSVGGTSLSCPLVGGGAAVVLSAHPDWTPMQVREALMMTASQAATPNNAYGWGIINVMAAINYTFCQPPAAPGAPVTSMNQPCPDSIYTISWSPVTGATQYELFENDTLVAAVVDTQLTISHPTGTFDYFVKAKDACGTSAAGPSGATTQVVDCPCHADPECDGVASIQDVALVVNEAFRGASPLSDSGCPHVSRCDVDCDCVVGLTDVVKMVDVAFRGGDPATTFCLPCAHRCP comes from the coding sequence CGGTGTTCTGGGGCACGCCGCCTCGGTCGACCGCGCCTTTGTCCGACCGAGGAACAACCCCGTAATCTCGCCCTGGGCCGCTTCGGTGATCGCTCAAACCACCCGTGAAGGCAGTGTCAAGGTCTGGGTCCTGTTCACCGACAGGGGATTCTACGATCAGCGCGGATTCGCCGCCGCTGCGACGGCATCGCGCGGCGCCTTGACATCGCGCGCGACGTCCCGGCGGGCCAAAGTCGGGCGTGACCGCGTCGAGTTTGTTGACATCCCCGTGCGCCAGGTCTACATCGACCGTGTGCTGGACCTCGGCGCCACGTTGCGCCAGCGGTCGCGGTGGCTGAATGGTGCATCGTTTGAGATCGCGGTGGACCGGCTGCAAGATCTGCAGGCACTGCCGTTCGTCCGCGAGATTCGGCCTGTGATGGGATTTCGCCGTGATCCCGAGGGCCTGGAGAAGGAATCACCGGGGACAGCCGGTCCTGCCGGTGTGCAGGGTCCTGGTGGTCCGGGGCTGAACTACGGCCCCTCGCAGGCGCAACTCGACCAGATCAACGTTCCCGCTGCACACGTGGCGGGATATCGCGGTCAGGGCGTGCTGGTCTGCATGATGGACACGGGGTATCGCAAGGACCATGTCGCGTTCGCGCAGGCCTATGCCGAGGCGCGGGTGCTGGCAGAGTACGACTTCATCTTCCACGACGGCAACACGCAAGATGAACCCGCGGATCAACCGGGGCAGCATTCTCATGGGACGTACACGTGGTCGACGCTCGGCGGTGCATCGGACGGCAACTTGTATGGCCCGGCATTCATGTCTCAGTTCATTCTGGCCAAGACCGAGGACATCCGCTCCGAGACGCCGATCGAGGAGGACAATTGGGTGGCGGGGATGGAATGGGCCGATTCGATCGGTGCCGGTGTCATCTCCTCGTCACTGAGTTACAAGACCTGGGATGACCTGACCGGGTACGTCTACTCCGACATGAACGGCGATTTCTGCGTGACCACGGTCGCGGCCGATTCGGCGGCGGCATTGGGAATTGTCGTTTGCAACTCGGCGGGAAACAGCGGCAGCAATCCGGAGACGATGGGCGCCCCGGCCGACGCCGATTCGATTCTCACCGTGGGTGCGGTCAACTCGGTCGGGACGATCGCCAGCTTCTCACAGTGGGGGCCGACGTACGATGGTCGAATCAAACCCGAAGTGTGCGCGCGCGGGGTCGCCACTTACTGTGCCACTCCCACGACGACGACCAGCTACGGCTCGGTGGGTGGAACGTCACTCTCGTGCCCGTTGGTCGGCGGCGGCGCGGCCGTCGTGCTGTCGGCACATCCGGATTGGACACCGATGCAGGTGCGCGAGGCGCTGATGATGACGGCCTCGCAAGCCGCCACCCCGAACAACGCCTATGGCTGGGGGATCATCAATGTCATGGCGGCGATCAACTACACCTTCTGTCAGCCGCCGGCGGCTCCGGGAGCGCCGGTTACGTCCATGAACCAGCCCTGCCCCGATTCCATTTACACAATCAGTTGGAGCCCTGTGACTGGGGCGACGCAATACGAGCTCTTTGAGAACGATACCCTGGTCGCCGCTGTCGTCGATACACAACTGACCATCAGTCACCCCACCGGGACGTTTGACTACTTTGTCAAGGCCAAGGACGCGTGCGGCACCAGCGCGGCCGGTCCGAGCGGGGCAACCACACAAGTCGTCGACTGCCCCTGCCATGCCGACCCCGAGTGCGACGGTGTGGCGTCGATTCAGGATGTGGCGCTGGTTGTCAATGAGGCGTTCCGGGGTGCATCCCCCCTGTCTGACAGCGGTTGCCCGCATGTCAGCCGCTGCGACGTCGATTGTGATTGTGTCGTCGGTCTCACCGACGTCGTGAAGATGGTTGACGTGGCATTTCGCGGCGGCGATCCGGCGACGACGTTCTGCCTACCGTGCGCGCACCGCTGCCCATGA
- a CDS encoding terminase family protein: MVRADRRTPGLVIRGSWRRALIDPVYFAGQFLAIDPHPGQVRWLRHSTCPENLLHCGNRWGKSLVQAVKIAHRLLFQIRNPRHDRAGRYVCANVSITLDQARIIFNETLRLVRRLPCADHLIADVLATPFPMLRLTNGSILWARSTQRRGEYLLGHDFDFISFDEAAFEPSADYVVEEVLAMRVVDRAGQIDYVSTPRGKNWFYRKAKQIRARGRRGYVQRGDSRENPHLPVDYLESTIARLSPQRRAQNIEGRFVDLGNEVLREEDIQKALSLATGLNPPEPGRRYVHGWDLARKRSWTVGVTLDVTARPAQMVAFTRFQHRNWPDVFTAIRQRQRAYGGRVLIDATGLGDVVLSELADIKAEGYNFGERGGRAKSELIAALEQAFASGAVAIPNVEMTTADGEYWSLANELREFSWEDNTHCDAVFALALALWLARTPSVADTRPAFRLQGW; encoded by the coding sequence GTGGTTCGCGCTGATCGGCGGACACCGGGCCTCGTGATCCGTGGCTCTTGGCGCCGTGCGCTCATCGATCCCGTCTACTTCGCCGGGCAATTCCTCGCGATTGACCCGCATCCGGGGCAGGTCCGGTGGCTCCGTCACTCGACCTGCCCGGAGAATCTCCTGCACTGCGGCAATCGCTGGGGCAAGTCCCTCGTGCAGGCCGTCAAGATCGCCCACCGTCTCCTCTTCCAGATCCGCAATCCCCGCCATGATCGCGCCGGGCGCTATGTCTGCGCCAATGTCTCGATCACGCTCGATCAGGCCCGCATCATCTTCAATGAGACTCTCCGGCTCGTGCGTCGACTCCCCTGTGCCGACCACCTGATCGCCGATGTCCTGGCGACACCCTTCCCGATGTTGCGGCTCACGAATGGGTCGATATTGTGGGCCCGTTCCACGCAACGGCGCGGCGAGTACCTGTTGGGCCACGACTTCGATTTCATCAGCTTCGATGAGGCCGCCTTTGAACCCAGCGCCGACTACGTCGTGGAGGAGGTGCTGGCGATGCGTGTCGTCGACCGCGCCGGACAGATCGACTATGTCTCGACGCCGCGCGGCAAGAACTGGTTCTATCGCAAGGCTAAACAGATTCGTGCGCGCGGCCGTCGGGGATATGTCCAGCGTGGCGATTCCCGCGAGAACCCGCATCTGCCTGTTGACTATCTGGAAAGCACGATCGCCCGGCTGTCACCCCAGCGTCGAGCGCAGAACATCGAGGGACGCTTTGTCGATCTCGGCAATGAGGTCCTGCGTGAAGAGGACATCCAGAAGGCACTGTCACTCGCCACGGGGTTGAACCCACCCGAGCCGGGGCGCAGATATGTTCACGGCTGGGATCTGGCGCGCAAGCGCTCCTGGACTGTCGGCGTGACCCTCGATGTCACGGCGCGCCCGGCGCAGATGGTCGCCTTCACCCGCTTCCAGCATCGGAATTGGCCCGATGTCTTCACCGCCATCCGGCAACGGCAACGCGCGTATGGCGGTCGTGTCCTGATCGACGCCACCGGCCTGGGCGATGTCGTCCTTTCCGAATTGGCGGACATCAAAGCCGAGGGATACAACTTCGGCGAACGGGGCGGACGCGCCAAAAGCGAGCTAATCGCCGCCCTCGAACAGGCCTTCGCTTCAGGTGCCGTGGCAATCCCCAACGTCGAGATGACGACCGCCGACGGCGAGTACTGGTCGTTGGCGAACGAGCTGCGCGAGTTCAGTTGGGAGGACAATACGCACTGCGATGCGGTGTTTGCATTGGCATTGGCCCTTTGGCTGGCACGGACACCATCTGTGGCCGATACCCGTCCCGCATTCCGTCTACAGGGGTGGTGA